The DNA segment GGATATGTGATCACCTAAGGAATTCATAATAATAGGGTCTTCTTCAAGTGAATGGTAAGCTTCCCATAAACTTGCAGGTAATACTTTAATACCACTTTCTTCACGTTCCTCTGGAGTTAGTTTGTAGATATTAACTTCAGTAGGGTCACCTGGGTCAATCTTATTGTTAATACCGTCCATACCTGCTGCTAACATTGCAGAGAATGCTAAGTATGGGTTACATGCTGGATCAGGTGCTCTGTATTCAATACGTGTAGCTTTTCCACGTGCTGCAGGAACTCTAACAAGTGCGGACCTGTTTTTAAGACCATATGCTCTGTATACAGGTGCTTCATAACCTGGTACTAAACGTTTGTAAGAGTTTACAATTGGGTTGGTTACAGCGGTAAGTGCTGGTGCGTGTTCTAATAAACCACCAATGAAGTAAAGTGCTTCTTGTGATAAACCTGTTTCAGTGTTATCATCGGAGAATAAGTTTTCGCCGTCTTTGAATAAACTTTGGTGACAGTGCATTCCACTACCGTTTTCACCGAAGAATGGTTTAGGCATAAATGTTACTCTGTAATCCATTTCATCAAATGCTGCCATATTAGCGACAATAGCTTTAATTGCGGTTTTGAAAGTGACTACTGCATCTGCAGTTTTAAGTGCATCATCAAATTTAAATGCAATTTCGTTTTGACCTGGACCTACTTCGTGGTGACTTGCTTCTACTTCAAATCCTAATTTTTGTAAGTTAAAGGTAATTTCTCTTCTGAAATCAGGACCTTTGTCTGTAGGTTCCATATCGAAGTAAGTTGCATTATCATAAGGTAATGGATTACCGTTTTCGTTCATATTAACAATAAAGAATTCTGGTTCTGGTCCAATATTATATTTTAATCCTTTTTTACCAATTTCTCCTAATTGTTTTTTAAGTTGGCTTCTTGGATCTCCAGCAAATGGTTTTCCATCGGTGTTGTAAATATCACAAATAAATCTGCATACTGCTGAATCATCTGGTCTCCATGGTAATCTGGAATAGGTACTTATATCTGGTTTTAAGATAAGATCACTTTCATTGATTTCAACGAATCCGTCAATAGATGATCCATCAAATAATGTACCGTTTGTAAATAAGTCTTCCATATCTGTACTTGGAGGTAATGAAACGTTTTGTGGTTTACCATTGATATCTACAAATTGTAATCTAACGAAAACAATTTCATCTTTCTCCATTTGTTCCATTATTGTGTCTACTTCTTTTGTCATTTTTATTCATCCTTTTAATGATAAAATAATAAAAATAAACTGTATTCATTAAAAATTTTAAAATAAATCATACTCAATTTATATGAAATATTGGTGGTTTATTTTTAAAATTTTATAAACATTTTTT comes from the Methanobrevibacter boviskoreani JH1 genome and includes:
- the glnA gene encoding type I glutamate--ammonia ligase, with translation MTKEVDTIMEQMEKDEIVFVRLQFVDINGKPQNVSLPPSTDMEDLFTNGTLFDGSSIDGFVEINESDLILKPDISTYSRLPWRPDDSAVCRFICDIYNTDGKPFAGDPRSQLKKQLGEIGKKGLKYNIGPEPEFFIVNMNENGNPLPYDNATYFDMEPTDKGPDFRREITFNLQKLGFEVEASHHEVGPGQNEIAFKFDDALKTADAVVTFKTAIKAIVANMAAFDEMDYRVTFMPKPFFGENGSGMHCHQSLFKDGENLFSDDNTETGLSQEALYFIGGLLEHAPALTAVTNPIVNSYKRLVPGYEAPVYRAYGLKNRSALVRVPAARGKATRIEYRAPDPACNPYLAFSAMLAAGMDGINNKIDPGDPTEVNIYKLTPEEREESGIKVLPASLWEAYHSLEEDPIIMNSLGDHISQKFLESKYSEWDDYRVQVFGYEHNRYLDV